The Ketobacter alkanivorans genome includes the window AACGACAACGCCCCCATTGCAGGACAGTTCACACAGTATTACGACAAAGTACCCTCTAAGTTTGCCAATATGACAGCTGAGGAATTTAAAGCTTCCGGCGTTCGCGTAGTGCCCCCTGCGGTGGCCCGTGCCGGTAGCTACATCGCACCCAATGTTGTGTTGATGCCTTCCTATGTCAACATTGGCGCCTATGTCGACAGCGGCACCATGGTAGACACCTGGGCCACCGTTGGCTCCTGTGCCCAGATTGGCAAAAACGTGCATCTGTCTGGCGGTGTTGGCATTGGCGGCGTGCTGGAACCCCTGCAGGCCGGCCCCACCATCATTGAAGATAACTGCTTTATCGGTGCCCGCTCGGAAGTTGTTGAAGGCGTGGTGGTTGGTGAAGGCTCCGTTATCTCCATGGGAGTCTACATCGGCCAAAGCACCCGCATCTATGATCGTGAAACCGGCGAAACCCATTATGGTAGAGTGCCAGCAGGATCTGTTGTTGTATCCGGCAACCTGCCGTCCGCCTGTGGCAAGTACAGCCTGTACGCCGCCATTATCGTGAAAAAGGTCGACGAGAAAACCCGTGGCAAGGTCGGCATCAACGAACTGCTGCGTATTACTGACTAAGTAACACGCTGCAGACCGGCATCAGCAGGGTCGTGACCCGACCCTGCGCCACAGACTTCAAGAGGCCCCCATGACCACCACCCTTTACGGCATACCCAATTGCGACACCGTCAAGAAGGCCCGCAAATGGCTGGACGCCAATGGCATCGAATACCGCTTTCATGACTTCCGCAAAGACGGCATCAACGAATCCATGATTCGTGAGTGGATGAAAACCCAGCCCCTGGAGATTCTGCTGAATAAGCGCGGCACCACCTGGCGCCAGCTCCCAGACGACGTAAAAGACAGCGTAGATGAACGCTGCGCCGTGCAATTAATGGTGGAACACCCCGCCATGATCAAACGCCCGGTCATGGTCAGCGGCAACAACACCAGCGTTGGCTTTAAAGATCAGGATTTCCAGGCTTTTTTCGGCCTGTAGGTCATTCCCTTTGGCGTGCATACCTGACGTTCCCGCTGAGTTGTCTATACTAATTCATTATATTCAATGAATTTTTAGGACACTATGAGCACCCTACCCTATCTGCTGCCCTGGATTATGTTACTAACCGCCGCTGGCTTGGCTGTAGCGGTGAAAATGTTACCGCTGAAATCCATCCCCGGTATTGCGGTCATTTCAGTTCTTAGCCTGATCATGTTGGCTGTTGCCATCTATGCCAATGTCGTCAGCAGCCAGCAGTTTGCAATGGTGGAAGAAAAAAACGCCGCTCTGGCTGAGATCGAGGATTGGAAGTACAGTCACCTGGACGAGCTGACCTTGATCCTGGCCCAACTCAAACCACCCTCCGATGAAGAGCAGGCGCTGCTTAAAGAGTTGATCAGTTATGGCTGGCTGCGCCAAAACCCAGCCATTACCCACGCCCAGCAATCACACCAGGCCCGGCAGCGCTTAATGGAACAGTACCAACCCAGTAAGCCCATGTTAATTAAAGGAATACCCACCTCGGTGGACGGCAACATCGTAAACCTGGCGCTGCGTGAAATAGGCTATCTGGTACTGCCCTATCGGGAGGACGAAACACCGGAAGCAGACGTGAACATCATTTATTTCGGCCGCGATATGGAGCTGATCGAAGTGAAGCTGGCCGCGCTGACATTGATGCAGGCCGGTGTAGACCTCAAGGCCATCAAGCCCTTCCCCAAAGCCACCCAGGGCAATATACGGGCGGTAAAAATTGAATGGAACAAGTACTACGAAGGCCGCAAGTCGGTGCTACCCGACGAGGTAGAGGCCGCCAAGGCGTTCAACTGAGGGTTTAACCAACGACGAGTCAAACTGGCATTCGGTAATAGGCCCGGCTTTTGGTATCATAGCCGGCCCTTTAATCACACTGGATGCCCTGCTTCATGTCCGAACTGTCCCCCACCCTTGAACTGGCCAAGCAACTGATCGCCCGGCCATCCGTCACCCCGGATGATTGCGACTGCCAGAACATCATGATTGAACGCCTGAGCGCCATCGGTTTCGAGGTGGAACGCCTGCGCTTCGGTGAGGTGGACAACTTTTGGGCTCGTCGCGGCAACCAAGGCCCCGTGCTGGCGCTGGCCGGGCACACCGATGTGGTCCCCACAGGTCCGGTGGAAAACTGGGATCACCACCCTTTTGAACCTGTCATCGAAAACGGGATGCTGTGTGGCCGGGGCGCCGCCGACATGAAAGGCAGCCTGGCAGCCATGGTGACAGCCTGTGAGCGTTTTGTAGCAAAGCACCCAGACCACAAGGGATCCATTGCGTTTCTTATCACCAGCGACGAAGAAGGCCCCTCCATCAACGGCACAGTCAAAGTAGTGGAGCACCTGGAAGCCCGCAACGAAAAAATGGACTGGTGCATTGTTGGCGAGCCATCCAGCTCGGAGAAAGTCGGCGATGTGGTTAAAAATGGTCGCCGTGGCTCGCTGGGGGCCAAACTGAACATCAAAGGTATTCAAGGACACGTTGCCTATCCGCATCTGGCCCGTAACCCCATCCATCAGGTAGCGCCGGCATTGAACACCCTAGCCACCGCCCACTGGGATAACGGCAATGAATTCTTTCCTCCCACCTCGTTCCAGATCTCAAACATCAATGGCGGCACAGGTGCGACCAACGTCATTCCAGGCCATGTGGACGTGGTGTTCAACTTCCGCTTCTCCACCGAGAACACCGCCGACTCCCTGAAAGAAAAAACCCATAAGATTCTCGATGACCACGGCCTGGAATACGACATCGAATGGACCCTGTTCGGCATGCCCTTTATCACCGGCCATGGCGACCTGGTGCAAGCAGTGATCAGCGCTATTCGCACTGAGGCCAATGTAGAGCCGGAGCTGTCCACATCCGGAGGCACCTCCGATGGGCGTTTTATTGCGCCCACAGGCACTCAGGTAATTGAACTGGGGCCCTGCAACGCCACCATCCATAAACTGAACGAGCGCATTAAAGCCGATGATCTCGACATCCTTACCGGTGTCTACGAACAAATCATGGTAAATTTGCTGGCATCGGACCTGTAGGCGGACCCTCAATGAGCAACGATTCCCTATCCCATCTGGACGACCTGGAAATCTACGTAGACAACAACGATGTGGAGGCCATTACTGCGTGGCTTGGCAATGCACTGCCCCATTTCGAAGTGACCCGCAGCAGCAAAAAGGGCTGCAAGTTTCGCTGCGGCCAAACCGGCCTGGTGGCCAGTGGCATGGTGGTACTGAACGCAGGGCGCACCGGCTTCACATCGGTATGGATCGACAGCAAAGATACCCCGTGGGCTGACGATGTAGAAATGGGCCGCTCTGCCTTCAGCGCACTCAACAGCGAAGTGCGTTGCGTAGAAAGTGCCTGGAGCAATGGCGACGATCCAGATCAGTGGCTACAGATCAACGCACAGGGCGAACACGTTATACAGTGGGTTACCGAGGAATCGTAACCCACTCTTATCACTTAAGCGGACACTAGCGCAGACTGCCCCAGAATCAACTTGTTGAGGGTTCCGGTCACCAAGCCTGGGGTATGCTTTCCCTTAAGACGGCGCTGAGCTTCGATATAAGGGGGCAAATACTTGAGGTGATTGGGCAGGTGAGGATAAACCCGCTTAATCAACCGGATGTTACGCTCAAATAATTGACGACTCCTTGGAGTATCGGGTGTCATCCCATACTGCTCACGGATTGGCTCCGGCAACAACAGCGACGTAATGATCTCATAACGATTCAGTACAGGCTTCAATATGGGGCTGAAGGTAAACAGAAACCCACCGATCTCTTGCGCCGCTGCCTGTACACTGAGCTGATCGGAATACCACATTTGCTCGTTGTATTCCAAAAACTCATTCCAGTTCGGGGGCAAGGCTTGCTCTGGAATGCCAAACAGATAAGCGAACATTTTCGATTCCTGGTAATAACGCTCCTTCTCTTCTGCGGTAAGCGGGCCGACAAACATTTCATACATTTTCACCGCCCCCTCCCACAATGTTGCGTGCACCCAGATCATGGCATTCACTTCATTGGCCATATAGCGACTGCCATCGGCAAAGGCACCCGACGCCTCCTCGACCTTGCCGACAATTTTGCGATGAATGTCGTGCACTTTAAGAGAGCTGTTAACCACTTGATCTAAATTGCCAAACACCATGGCAAACACATTGGTAAAGGTGCCGCGAAAACGCCCCAGAGGATCATCCAAGGTACGGGAATGCTGCTTAACGCCATTGGCAACCCAGGGATGAGCCGTTTGCAACAACACCGCACGCCCCGCTCCAACAAAACTGGCGGAGTGACGAATCACACGCCAGAACATGCTGTCAGGCCCAAAAATGCCCGCAGCGGGGTTTATTACCTGCCCCTTCATTTCTTCCAACTGTGCAATCAATTGATCCCGCGTGACCGGCTGAACCGAGGCCATGGTTTACCCTCCAAAACAGACAACAACAAAACACCACAATCGTGTTCTAATAACAGGCTTCCATTGAACCGTTTTTGTCGGCCAAGCCTCAATGGCGCGATCAGCCAGCAACCGTGATAGTTGCTGCCACAGCAACCCCAAAGCCCAAAGGAGACGTCAACATGTCCAACACCCCCACCCTGGATCTACGCGCAATCTACGGCTACGTACAGGAGCAATCCATTCGGGATGACGCCCTGTTGCAAAGCTTGCGACAGGAGACAGCGAAAGACGAAATGGCTCGCATGCAAATCGCACCGGAACAGGGTCAGTTTATGGCTTTGCTGGTAAAACTGATTGATGCACGCCGCATCATTGAAGTGGGCACCTTCACAGGCTACAGCAGCCTGTGTATGGCCAGAGCCCTGCCACAAGATGGTGAGTTGATTTGCTGTGACGTCAATGAGGATTGGACCAACATCGCCAAACAGTACTGGCAACAAGCAGGCGTGCAACAGAAAATAAAACTGGTGCTGGCACCGGCAGCCGATACATTGCAATCACTGCTGGATGAAGGTGGCGCAGGCAAGTTTGACTTAGCCTTTATCGACGCCGACAAAGAAAATTATGACCGTTACTATGAGCAATGCCTGGAGCTGATTCGACCCAACGGACTCATCCTGCTGGACAACATGTTATGGAGCGGAAGGGTCGCCGATGAGAGTTGTGTGGACGTGGACACGGAAGCTCTGAGAGCGTTGAATAAAAAGCTGAAAAACGATCAGAGGATAGACCTGAGCCTGCTGACTATCGCCGATGGAATCAGCCTGATCAGAAAGCGATAATGCCTTAAAAATCAATTAGATCGACCTACCCGATCGCGAAAAAAAGCCTGCTTCACCATAGCTGAGGAGAGTCATTCGGAAGGCAAGACAATTTGAGCGATCGGGTAGTCGAGACCCTGATAATAGACCGCAAAAACTCTCATAAGCAAGGGCTGAAACCGATAAATTCTGTAGTAATTTTTAGCCAGTTTTTCGGTTAGCGCCCGCTTACATTTAACAGCCTGAGCTGCATACCTTTTTACATAGCCTAATATTAGTAGGCAAAATGCCTGCCAGAAAAAAGAAATTTATACTGGCTAATAAGACAGCTATTCCAAAGCCGATTTGTCTATTTTTTGTTCGGTCATAATTGCCCTAATATGTCTCAGAGCAATTAAAGTGCAAAGCGGGGCAAAAATATGTGCATTTGGAAGGCAATGCCTTTTATGTACCGCATGCCAAGAGTAACATTGCTTCAAGCGAAGGCCAGACCCGCCAGCATAAAGGATTGACTATGCCTCAACCGCAAAAACATCTGCGTACCTGTAATCTCTGTGAAGCCATGTGCGGCATCGAAATCACCCATGATCAGGGCCATATACTGGCGATTAAGGGCGATCCCGGCGACCCCCTCAGTAAAGGCCATATCTGCCCCAAAGCCGTGGCTCTGCAAGATCTGCATGAGGATCCTGACCGACTCAAGTACCCCCTTCTGAAAACGCCAGAGGGCTGGGAGCAAATCAGCTGGGAGAACGCCCTGAATGAAGTGGCCTCGCGTCTGCGCAACATTCAGGCGAAACACGGCAACAACGCCGTCGGCATTTATCTGGGCAACCCCACCATCCACAACCTGGGCAGCATGCTGACCCTGATGCCATTCCTGTCTGCCCTGGGCACCAGCAACCGCTTCAGCGCTACCTCCGTGGATCAATTGGCCCCCATGCTGGTGGCCATGAAAATGTTTGGCAACCAGCTGATGATTCCGATACCGGACATCGATCGCACCGATATGATGATCTGCCTTGGTGCGAACCCAATGGCCAGTAACGGCAGCCTGATGACGGCTCCAGGGTTCAAAAATCGCGTCAAGGCGCTGCAGGATCGGGGCGGTAAACTGATCGTAATTGATCCACGGCTGACCGAAACCGCCAAAATAGCCGATGAACACCACTTTATTCGCCCCGGAACCGATGCGTTATTGTTGATGGCCATGCTCCACACCCTGTTTCGCCAGGATCTGGTGGATACCGGACGCCTCACCAATCATCTGCAAGGCATTAATATCGTCAAAAACATGGTGGTGGGATTTACACCGCAAAAGGTTGCACGCATCACCGGCATGAAAGCCAAAGACATTCGCCAGTTGGCGATAAACTTTGCCAAGGCACCCAGCGCCTGTTTCTACGGTCGCATGGGTGCATCCACCCAAGAATTTGGCACCCTCACCAACTGGCTTATCACCGTATTCAACACCCTCACCGGCAACCTGGATGAGCCCGGTGGAGTCATGTTCACTCGCCCTGCGGTGGATCTACCCGGGCTGGCGAATGTGAGCGGAAACACCGGCAGCTTTAACTCACGTAAAAGTCGAGTACGTAAATACCCTGAATTCGGTGGTGAGTTCCCCGCCTCCACCCTGGCAGACGAGATGCTCACCCCCGGTAAAGGTCAAATTCGTGCCTTCGTAACCTCTGCTGGCAACCCAGTCTTATCACTGCCCAACGGCCGCAAAGTTGAAAAGGCGCTGCAGCAGCTGGACTTCATGGTATCTGTGGATTTCTACCTAAACGAAACCACTCGCCACGCCCACATTATTCTGCCCCCCACCGGCCCACTGGAACACGGACACTATGATCTGGCGTTGAATATGATGACGGTGCGTAATACCGCAAAATACTCCAGCGCCCTTTACAAACCCATGCCTGACACCCGCCACGACTGGCAGATATTCAACGAGCTGACACGGCGCCTGCAATCACATTCACCACTGAAGTGGGCCGCCAGTGAAGCGCAATATCTGGCCATCAAAAAATTGGGTGACGAAGGCATGCTGGATCTGGCCCTGAAAGCTGGCCCCTATGGGCGACAACCGGAAGCGCTTTCGGATATGCAAAAACGCATGGCCCGCTTTATGTACAAGCGCTTCCCCGCCAGCGGCATCAGCGCTTTGCTGGATGTGAGCCCATACAGCCGCCATACCCGTGGCGAACAGCACAATCTGAGCCTGAAGAAACTAAAGCAGAATCCCCACGGTATTGATCTGGGGCCGCTGCAGCCATGCCTGCCGGAACGATTAGGCACTCAAGGCAAAAGCATCAACCTGGTGCCAAAGTTGTTTATGAAAGACATCGTGCGCCTGCAAAAGCGCCTAGAGCGCAAAACCAAA containing:
- a CDS encoding molybdopterin-dependent oxidoreductase yields the protein MPQPQKHLRTCNLCEAMCGIEITHDQGHILAIKGDPGDPLSKGHICPKAVALQDLHEDPDRLKYPLLKTPEGWEQISWENALNEVASRLRNIQAKHGNNAVGIYLGNPTIHNLGSMLTLMPFLSALGTSNRFSATSVDQLAPMLVAMKMFGNQLMIPIPDIDRTDMMICLGANPMASNGSLMTAPGFKNRVKALQDRGGKLIVIDPRLTETAKIADEHHFIRPGTDALLLMAMLHTLFRQDLVDTGRLTNHLQGINIVKNMVVGFTPQKVARITGMKAKDIRQLAINFAKAPSACFYGRMGASTQEFGTLTNWLITVFNTLTGNLDEPGGVMFTRPAVDLPGLANVSGNTGSFNSRKSRVRKYPEFGGEFPASTLADEMLTPGKGQIRAFVTSAGNPVLSLPNGRKVEKALQQLDFMVSVDFYLNETTRHAHIILPPTGPLEHGHYDLALNMMTVRNTAKYSSALYKPMPDTRHDWQIFNELTRRLQSHSPLKWAASEAQYLAIKKLGDEGMLDLALKAGPYGRQPEALSDMQKRMARFMYKRFPASGISALLDVSPYSRHTRGEQHNLSLKKLKQNPHGIDLGPLQPCLPERLGTQGKSINLVPKLFMKDIVRLQKRLERKTKPAPDSFALIGRRDVRSNNSWMHNSERLVKGKNRCTALLHPDDAKKLGINNGDNIIVSTRIGEIELPAQITEEIMPSVLCVPHGWGHQRTGTQLSVAEKHAGVSVNDITDDYSIDALTGVAAFNGQQVTVSTIKIEKNVVRLNDKRLASSSAS
- a CDS encoding O-methyltransferase yields the protein MSNTPTLDLRAIYGYVQEQSIRDDALLQSLRQETAKDEMARMQIAPEQGQFMALLVKLIDARRIIEVGTFTGYSSLCMARALPQDGELICCDVNEDWTNIAKQYWQQAGVQQKIKLVLAPAADTLQSLLDEGGAGKFDLAFIDADKENYDRYYEQCLELIRPNGLILLDNMLWSGRVADESCVDVDTEALRALNKKLKNDQRIDLSLLTIADGISLIRKR
- a CDS encoding oxygenase MpaB family protein, with the protein product MASVQPVTRDQLIAQLEEMKGQVINPAAGIFGPDSMFWRVIRHSASFVGAGRAVLLQTAHPWVANGVKQHSRTLDDPLGRFRGTFTNVFAMVFGNLDQVVNSSLKVHDIHRKIVGKVEEASGAFADGSRYMANEVNAMIWVHATLWEGAVKMYEMFVGPLTAEEKERYYQESKMFAYLFGIPEQALPPNWNEFLEYNEQMWYSDQLSVQAAAQEIGGFLFTFSPILKPVLNRYEIITSLLLPEPIREQYGMTPDTPRSRQLFERNIRLIKRVYPHLPNHLKYLPPYIEAQRRLKGKHTPGLVTGTLNKLILGQSALVSA
- a CDS encoding ArsC family reductase, producing the protein MTTTLYGIPNCDTVKKARKWLDANGIEYRFHDFRKDGINESMIREWMKTQPLEILLNKRGTTWRQLPDDVKDSVDERCAVQLMVEHPAMIKRPVMVSGNNTSVGFKDQDFQAFFGL
- the dapE gene encoding succinyl-diaminopimelate desuccinylase → MSELSPTLELAKQLIARPSVTPDDCDCQNIMIERLSAIGFEVERLRFGEVDNFWARRGNQGPVLALAGHTDVVPTGPVENWDHHPFEPVIENGMLCGRGAADMKGSLAAMVTACERFVAKHPDHKGSIAFLITSDEEGPSINGTVKVVEHLEARNEKMDWCIVGEPSSSEKVGDVVKNGRRGSLGAKLNIKGIQGHVAYPHLARNPIHQVAPALNTLATAHWDNGNEFFPPTSFQISNINGGTGATNVIPGHVDVVFNFRFSTENTADSLKEKTHKILDDHGLEYDIEWTLFGMPFITGHGDLVQAVISAIRTEANVEPELSTSGGTSDGRFIAPTGTQVIELGPCNATIHKLNERIKADDLDILTGVYEQIMVNLLASDL
- the dapD gene encoding 2,3,4,5-tetrahydropyridine-2,6-dicarboxylate N-succinyltransferase, producing MSDLKSIIETAFENRASISPTSVDASVKAAVSDALAMLDSGEARVAEKLDGDWVVNQWLKKAVLLSFRINDNAPIAGQFTQYYDKVPSKFANMTAEEFKASGVRVVPPAVARAGSYIAPNVVLMPSYVNIGAYVDSGTMVDTWATVGSCAQIGKNVHLSGGVGIGGVLEPLQAGPTIIEDNCFIGARSEVVEGVVVGEGSVISMGVYIGQSTRIYDRETGETHYGRVPAGSVVVSGNLPSACGKYSLYAAIIVKKVDEKTRGKVGINELLRITD